The proteins below come from a single Benincasa hispida cultivar B227 chromosome 4, ASM972705v1, whole genome shotgun sequence genomic window:
- the LOC120075474 gene encoding polygalacturonase 1 beta-like protein 3 — MHRLPTPLVVPLYLFIFSLSALNVPAAGDEDNPFSPKAFLNRYWNKEVRNDFPKPSFLFSKASPLTAVQSAAFAKLAAQNALSSRLPDFCSAANLLCFPDLSPSLAKHDRDSNFAVYSNKNFTTYGTQRSGGIDSFKNYSNGENVIVDSFRRYSHEALGHTDQFSTYATDTNVPDQSFNTYASKAIGGDGKFTTYEQSVNVPNLRFTTYSSDATGRSQSFKSYSENANAGDQSFANYGKRGNGGPNEFTGYGTNANVVGSGFSSYGTDGNGANDTFTNYGNNQNNPQNNFRNYGEGGNGAIESFSSYRDQANVGDDSFQSYSKNSNSAKVKFANYGKSFNEGTDKFSGYGQNGNGQSVGFKMYGVNTTFKDYAKQGISFAKYSNVSSGGAKTSVRGSLAKRWVEPGKFFRESMLRKGTVMAMPDIRDKMPKRSFLPRSILSKLPFSSSKLGVMKQIFHAGDNSSMETMMTETVRECERAPSAGETKRCVGSVEDMIDFATSVLGRNVVVRTTENTKGSKGNIMIGAVKGINGGKVTESVSCHQSLFPYLLYYCHSVPKVRVYEADLLDPTSKATINHGVAICHLDTSAWSPAHGAFIALSSAPGQVEVCHWIFENDMTWTVAD; from the exons ATGCACAGATTACCCACTCCCCTTGTGGTTCCCCTCTATCTCTTTATCTTCTCGCTTTCAGCTCTCAAT GTTCCTGCGGCCGGCGACGAGGATAACCCCTTTTCCCCAAAAGCTTTTCTGAATCGTTATTGGAACAAGGAGGTACGGAATGATTTCCCAAAACCAAGTTTTCTCTTCTCCAAGGCGTCTCCTTTGACGGCAGTGCAGTCGGCGGCCTTCGCCAAACTCGCAGCCCAGAATGCTCTATCCTCCCGCCTCCCCGACTTCTGCTCCGCCGCTAACTTGCTCTGCTTCCCCGATTTATCCCCCTCTTTGGCTAAGCACGACAGGGACTCCAACTTTGCCGTCTATTCCAATAAGAACTTCACCACTTACGGCACCCAAAGATCTGGTGGAATCGACTCCTTCAAGAACTATTCCAATGGTGAAAATGTCATTGTTGATTCATTCAGGCGCTACAGCCATGAGGCCTTGGGCCACACCGATCAATTTTCCACCTATGCTACGGATACCAACGTCCCCGACCAGAGTTTTAACACTTATGCCTCCAAAGCCATCGGAGGCGACGGCAAGTTCACAACCTACGAACAATCCGTCAATGTCCCAAATCTCCGGTTCACCACCTACTCCTCTGATGCTACCGGAAGATCCCAATCCTTCAAGAGCTACAGCGAGAACGCAAACGCTGGAGATCAGTCGTTTGCCAACTATGGGAAACGTGGAAATGGGGGTCCGAACGAGTTCACGGGCTACGGGACCAATGCAAACGTCGTAGGCTCAGGGTTTTCCAGCTACGGGACAGACGGAAATGGCGCTAACGACACATTCACCAATTACGGCAACAATCAGAACAACCCACAGAATAACTTCAGGAACTATGGCGAGGGTGGGAATGGAGCGATTGAAAGCTTCTCTAGTTACAGGGACCAGGCCAATGTGGGGGACGATTCATTCCAGTCCTACTCCAAGAACTCGAACTCTGCCAAGGTCAAATTCGCAAATTACGGGAAATCCTTCAACGAGGGTACGGACAAATTTAGTGGTTATGGTCAGAATGGGAATGGCCAAAGCGTGGGATTCAAGATGTATGGTGTGAATACGACGTTCAAGGATTACGCGAAACAGGGAATCAGTTTTGCCAAGTACAGCAATGTGAGCTCTGGGGGTGCGAAAACGTCGGTGAGAGGAAGTTTGGCGAAGAGGTGGGTAGAGCCCGGGAAGTTCTTCCGTGAGTCGATGTTGAGGAAGGGGACGGTGATGGCGATGCCGGACATCAGAGATAAAATGCCCAAGAGGTCATTCTTGCCCCGATCTATCCTGTCGAAGCTACCCTTCTCGAGTTCCAAGCTGGGGGTGATGAAGCAGATATTCCACGCCGGGGACAACTCGTCGATGGAGACTATGATGACGGAGACGGTAAGGGAGTGCGAGAGGGCGCCCAGCGCCGGGGAGACGAAGCGGTGCGTGGGTTCGGTGGAAGATATGATAGACTTCGCGACATCGGTGCTGGGGCGGAACGTGGTGGTCCGAACAACGGAGAACACGAAGGGGTCGAAGGGGAACATAATGATTGGGGCGGTGAAAGGGATAAATGGAGGGAAGGTGACGGAGTCCGTATCTTGCCATCAGAGCTTGTTCCCCTACCTACTCTACTACTGCCACTCCGTGCCCAAGGTTCGAGTTTACGAAGCGGATTTGCTGGATCCGACCTCTAAAGCTACCATCAACCACGGAGTTGCCATCTGTCACCTGGACACCTCCGCCTGGAGCCCCGCTCACGGGGCCTTCATAGCTCTCAGCTCCGCTCCCGGTCAGGTCGAGGTCTGCCACTGGATCTTCGAGAACGACATGACGTGGACTGTCGCCGACTGA